In Spirosoma aureum, a single genomic region encodes these proteins:
- a CDS encoding response regulator transcription factor, with protein MTISLPSLPSTNPAFPKFKHRELQFLQLACSELTYVQIADKMCVSPRTVDGYREVLFERLQVKSRVGLALWAVKTGLVVL; from the coding sequence ATGACTATTTCTCTACCTTCTCTCCCGAGTACTAATCCTGCTTTTCCCAAATTTAAACACCGCGAGCTTCAATTTCTCCAATTAGCCTGTTCCGAGCTAACCTATGTCCAGATTGCGGACAAAATGTGCGTCAGTCCACGCACCGTAGACGGTTATCGGGAAGTGCTATTTGAGCGATTACAGGTAAAAAGCCGCGTTGGACTGGCCTTATGGGCGGTGAAAACTGGATTAGTGGTTTTGTAA
- a CDS encoding peptidoglycan-binding domain-containing protein: MTLQELVANGLGVNLRDLALDHELVGDLQSRLIKLGCLDPPIDGDFGPVSALVLRTYAKQVGILLEETINVDLAQSLLQHSQDTFIPLTLGADFASRIVKYMQLRNFWFARLPKFLTIVYVEGADESGEPNADVFNKFNDRRVVLAIENGKPKILLNVLATTEPGKFFTDHPENPEGAARIAFDQYKSWRVGIHKAGTPTAHEALVQVANVAVFRDLNQDGKRTGDKIDVGSAFGINQHSGHNASPDNIGKASAGCLVGRATDEHKQFMKLIKTDPRFKEASNGYRYMSTVIAGDDLKNKIG; the protein is encoded by the coding sequence ATGACTTTGCAGGAACTAGTTGCTAACGGATTGGGAGTTAATCTCCGCGATTTAGCACTCGACCATGAGCTAGTCGGTGATCTACAGTCGCGACTGATTAAACTAGGCTGTTTAGATCCTCCGATCGATGGCGATTTTGGTCCAGTGTCCGCTCTGGTGTTGCGAACCTACGCCAAACAGGTAGGTATTCTTCTTGAAGAAACGATTAATGTCGATCTGGCCCAATCGCTACTCCAGCACAGTCAAGATACATTTATACCGTTGACATTGGGAGCTGATTTTGCCAGCCGTATTGTGAAGTATATGCAGTTACGTAATTTCTGGTTTGCCAGGCTGCCAAAGTTTCTCACAATAGTTTATGTAGAAGGTGCCGATGAGAGTGGTGAACCAAACGCTGATGTGTTCAATAAATTTAATGACCGCCGGGTTGTTTTAGCGATAGAAAATGGAAAGCCTAAGATTCTACTGAATGTATTGGCAACAACTGAGCCAGGAAAATTTTTCACCGACCACCCCGAAAATCCCGAAGGAGCGGCACGAATTGCATTTGATCAATACAAATCGTGGCGGGTAGGCATTCATAAAGCGGGCACGCCAACGGCTCACGAGGCTTTGGTGCAGGTTGCTAACGTAGCTGTTTTTCGGGATTTAAATCAGGATGGCAAACGTACCGGCGATAAGATTGATGTGGGTAGTGCGTTTGGAATCAATCAGCATTCAGGACACAATGCGAGCCCCGATAATATCGGCAAGGCTAGTGCAGGCTGTCTTGTTGGCCGAGCGACAGACGAACATAAACAGTTTATGAAACTGATAAAGACTGATCCACGCTTTAAAGAAGCCAGCAATGGCTATCGATACATGAGTACGGTCATTGCTGGCGACGATCTGAAGAATAAAATTGGTTAA
- the deoC gene encoding deoxyribose-phosphate aldolase, whose amino-acid sequence MNPFPIHDIAKLIDHALLHPTQTDEELHAGCQVALAYNVASVCIKPFAVSIAARLLVGSSVRVGTVIGFPHGSNALSLKLAETVQACRDGAVEIDMVVNIGKVLSNDWSYISDEIRAVFYTCQEYGAILKVIFETDFLSDDALKIRLCQICTEVGVEFVKTSTGFGFVKGTDGKYDYQGATEHDLRLMLTHVGPNVQVKASGGIRTLDELLKLKALGVSRIGTSSTVAIINEAYRRSGMVVPSMAVPPITELNGY is encoded by the coding sequence ATGAACCCATTCCCGATTCATGACATTGCCAAACTCATCGATCATGCCCTGTTACATCCAACTCAGACTGATGAGGAACTTCACGCAGGTTGCCAGGTGGCATTAGCCTACAATGTGGCGTCGGTCTGTATTAAACCCTTTGCCGTTTCTATAGCTGCCAGATTACTGGTGGGTTCCAGCGTTCGGGTTGGCACAGTAATCGGTTTCCCGCATGGCAGCAACGCGTTAAGCCTTAAACTGGCCGAAACCGTTCAGGCGTGCCGGGATGGAGCCGTGGAGATTGATATGGTTGTTAACATTGGTAAGGTCCTGAGCAATGACTGGTCGTATATTTCCGATGAAATACGGGCTGTTTTTTATACCTGCCAGGAATATGGGGCCATCCTGAAAGTAATTTTCGAGACCGACTTTCTATCCGACGATGCCCTTAAAATCCGGCTTTGCCAGATCTGTACCGAAGTCGGCGTTGAGTTCGTTAAGACCTCAACGGGCTTTGGTTTCGTAAAAGGAACTGATGGCAAATATGACTATCAAGGGGCTACCGAGCATGATTTACGATTGATGCTGACGCATGTCGGGCCAAACGTTCAGGTTAAGGCTTCAGGCGGAATCCGCACGTTAGATGAGTTACTGAAGCTCAAAGCACTGGGCGTTTCCCGAATCGGCACCTCCTCTACCGTGGCTATCATAAACGAAGCTTATAGGCGGTCAGGCATGGTTGTCCCCTCTATGGCCGTTCCGCCAATCACCGAACTCAACGGCTACTGA
- a CDS encoding sugar phosphate isomerase/epimerase family protein, whose translation MLNLGFVSAILADYDLNGVLKFASDNNFKCVELMCWPSGNADARRYAGVTHIDVDNLNVEQIHTLTRLYGVSISGLGYYPNSLDPNPEQAEFYREHIKKIIRAAARLDVPVVNTFIGRNWSLSVADNLKLYAEHWPAIIKVAEENNIRIGIENCPMWFTDDEWPGGKNLATTPAIWDRLFEIIPSRALGLNYDPSHLIWQMMDEVKPIYDYRDRLYHIHLKDVKLYPDKLNRVGIMANPLEYHSPKLPGLGDVRWRNFFAALTDVRYRGPVCIEVEDKAFEGSADDVHTAILTARNYLSQFLVL comes from the coding sequence ATGCTAAACCTCGGCTTTGTATCGGCTATTCTGGCCGATTATGATTTGAATGGCGTGCTGAAATTTGCGTCTGATAACAACTTCAAATGCGTTGAATTGATGTGCTGGCCCAGCGGGAACGCCGATGCCCGTCGCTACGCGGGCGTAACGCACATTGATGTTGACAATCTGAATGTCGAGCAGATTCACACATTAACGCGGCTCTATGGTGTATCGATCTCCGGCCTGGGCTACTATCCGAATTCGCTCGACCCAAACCCTGAGCAGGCCGAGTTTTATCGGGAACATATCAAGAAAATCATTCGGGCAGCGGCCAGATTAGACGTACCTGTGGTCAATACATTTATTGGTCGCAATTGGTCGCTGAGCGTAGCCGATAACCTGAAGCTATATGCCGAACACTGGCCCGCAATCATCAAGGTGGCCGAAGAAAACAACATCCGGATTGGGATTGAAAACTGTCCGATGTGGTTTACGGACGACGAGTGGCCGGGCGGAAAAAACCTCGCCACAACCCCCGCCATTTGGGATCGACTATTTGAGATCATTCCATCGCGGGCTTTGGGACTCAATTATGACCCCAGCCATTTAATCTGGCAAATGATGGACGAGGTAAAACCTATTTACGATTACCGCGATCGTCTGTATCACATCCACCTCAAAGACGTTAAACTCTATCCCGACAAATTAAACCGGGTTGGCATTATGGCCAATCCCCTGGAATACCACTCGCCCAAACTCCCCGGTCTGGGTGATGTTCGCTGGCGCAATTTTTTTGCGGCATTGACCGATGTCCGCTACCGGGGCCCGGTTTGCATCGAAGTTGAAGATAAAGCCTTTGAAGGCAGTGCCGACGATGTGCACACGGCTATTCTGACCGCCCGAAACTACCTGAGTCAATTCTTAGTGTTATGA
- a CDS encoding phosphatase PAP2 family protein, with protein MRDSINQLDTDLFLWLNGLYASWLDPIMIFATERNTWFPFYALLIGWLAFRYRKQAIWMVLTLAAAVAISDQTASALLKPLTLRLRPCHVPTLQKLIHPVLECGGLYGFASSHAANTFALATGLWLLIGKQYPWTKWIFLWAIFVSYSRIYVAAHYPLDVLTGAGIGVLAATLCVFILRTIQGQFTHRNAV; from the coding sequence TTGCGCGACTCGATTAACCAACTCGACACTGATCTGTTTTTGTGGCTGAATGGCCTCTACGCATCCTGGCTTGATCCGATCATGATCTTTGCAACGGAGCGAAACACGTGGTTTCCCTTCTACGCACTGCTCATCGGCTGGCTCGCCTTCCGCTATCGGAAACAGGCGATCTGGATGGTGTTAACCTTAGCCGCAGCCGTAGCGATCAGCGACCAGACCGCGTCGGCTCTGCTAAAGCCACTCACTCTTCGGTTACGTCCCTGCCATGTTCCCACTCTGCAAAAGCTAATTCATCCCGTACTGGAATGCGGTGGTCTATACGGATTCGCGTCTTCACATGCAGCCAACACATTTGCCCTCGCAACGGGACTCTGGCTACTGATTGGCAAGCAATATCCGTGGACAAAATGGATTTTTCTATGGGCCATCTTCGTTTCGTATAGCCGCATCTATGTGGCGGCTCACTATCCGCTCGATGTGCTGACCGGAGCCGGAATTGGTGTATTGGCAGCCACTTTATGTGTGTTTATCCTACGCACCATACAGGGTCAGTTTACTCATCGAAATGCAGTCTGA
- a CDS encoding glycosyltransferase, which yields MRTEVNHLLDYPILFPAPPSPLLQLSVIVPVRNEAHHLTQTLDALRNQQDAMGTPLNPAIYEVLLLANNCTDQSYTVANRYQQKYPHFPLHIAQIELPAARATIGTVRRLLMDEAHRRLTSISHSFGIIASTDGDTVVDSRWIYYIMIEIANGNDAVGGRILTHPDPGKVRLYHLRDVMYRTLVAKTEALLDPSPHDPWPRHFQHFGASIAVTCRMYEQAGRLPEKPFLEDEAFYKALLRRDARVRQSPAVKVFTSTRMDGRVAVGFSEQLRYWADLNQAGKQQIVEPVDAIITKFQNRQKLRVCWQNRQQSLCMNALAQIALDLRLDVNWLHDEIRGNSFFGQLWERIEEKMAQGDWAKHWPLVPITTAIQHLRHFCKSYTSY from the coding sequence ATGCGAACCGAAGTAAATCATCTTCTGGATTACCCGATTTTATTTCCTGCTCCCCCCTCCCCATTGCTGCAACTAAGTGTAATTGTTCCGGTTCGCAATGAAGCTCACCACCTGACTCAAACACTGGACGCCCTTCGTAATCAACAGGATGCGATGGGCACTCCATTGAATCCGGCCATTTATGAAGTGTTGCTCCTGGCCAATAACTGCACCGACCAATCGTATACTGTTGCCAACCGGTATCAGCAGAAATACCCGCATTTCCCATTGCATATTGCCCAAATTGAGCTACCCGCTGCCAGGGCAACGATTGGTACAGTTCGACGACTTCTAATGGATGAAGCACACCGTCGGCTGACCAGTATCAGTCATTCGTTTGGTATCATTGCGTCAACCGATGGTGATACGGTAGTCGATAGCCGATGGATTTATTACATCATGATCGAAATAGCCAACGGAAATGACGCTGTTGGCGGCCGGATACTGACTCATCCTGATCCTGGTAAAGTACGTCTCTATCACCTGCGCGACGTGATGTATCGGACACTGGTGGCCAAAACCGAAGCGTTACTTGATCCTTCTCCCCACGATCCATGGCCCCGACATTTTCAGCATTTTGGAGCCAGTATTGCGGTTACCTGTCGGATGTATGAGCAGGCGGGTCGCTTACCGGAAAAGCCTTTTCTGGAAGACGAAGCTTTCTATAAAGCACTGCTTCGGAGGGATGCCCGCGTCAGGCAAAGTCCAGCGGTAAAAGTATTCACATCAACTCGTATGGACGGCCGTGTAGCGGTTGGTTTTTCCGAACAATTGCGCTATTGGGCTGATCTGAATCAGGCTGGAAAGCAGCAAATTGTCGAACCAGTCGACGCAATCATTACGAAGTTTCAAAACCGTCAAAAGCTTCGTGTGTGTTGGCAAAACAGGCAACAGTCGCTATGCATGAATGCCCTAGCCCAGATTGCGCTGGATCTGCGTTTAGATGTAAACTGGCTACATGATGAAATAAGGGGAAACAGCTTTTTCGGACAATTGTGGGAGCGAATAGAAGAAAAAATGGCTCAGGGCGATTGGGCTAAACATTGGCCATTGGTGCCAATTACAACCGCCATTCAGCACTTGCGCCACTTTTGTAAATCGTATACTTCTTACTGA
- a CDS encoding class I SAM-dependent DNA methyltransferase, with protein sequence MPSLPTTYFDDVYRASNDPWSFETSPYEKAKYEATLAALSKNHYRNAFEIGCSIGVLSEMLTQRCDKLLAVDASELPLETARKRLAAYPQVTIRQMAIPNEFPDQQFDLILLSEVGYYLVLDDLKRARQLMIDHLEIGGHLLLVHWTPFVHDYPLTGDQVHEQFMEAAGEGKPLTHLSGQRTDKYRLDLFSRDQ encoded by the coding sequence ATGCCAAGTCTGCCAACCACCTATTTCGATGATGTTTATCGAGCCAGCAATGATCCCTGGTCGTTTGAGACGAGTCCTTATGAAAAGGCCAAGTACGAAGCTACATTGGCTGCTTTATCGAAAAATCACTACAGAAACGCGTTTGAGATTGGCTGTTCCATTGGAGTGTTAAGCGAAATGCTGACACAACGATGTGACAAACTACTGGCTGTTGATGCCAGTGAGCTGCCACTTGAAACTGCCCGAAAGCGACTGGCTGCTTATCCGCAGGTGACAATCAGGCAGATGGCTATTCCGAACGAATTCCCAGATCAACAATTCGACCTTATTTTGCTATCGGAGGTTGGGTATTATCTGGTGCTGGATGATTTAAAACGGGCAAGGCAATTGATGATTGATCATCTGGAAATTGGAGGCCACTTGCTACTGGTGCATTGGACGCCCTTCGTGCATGATTATCCGTTGACTGGCGATCAGGTTCATGAACAATTTATGGAAGCGGCTGGTGAGGGCAAACCGCTAACTCATCTGTCAGGACAACGAACAGATAAATACAGACTGGATCTTTTCAGCAGAGATCAGTAA
- a CDS encoding PIG-L deacetylase family protein gives MPMISGVDKAHFLEGLALTIDPAELGNLLVIAPHPDDESLGCGGTIALLRQQGYSVHVLFVSDGTMSHPNSLAYPAERLRQLRESEARDALRMLHVSPDNITFMREKDTQVPMPGSAGFNESVDFVYELLKQVNPQTILVPWRRDPHRDHRASWQILMAALGHFSDRPRVLEYLIWLWELGDENDMPRADEMKVWCIPIEEVMDQRKQAIASHRSQVSRLINDDPTAFYLSPELLTHFDAPRELFLEEI, from the coding sequence ATGCCCATGATCTCTGGCGTTGATAAAGCCCATTTTCTGGAAGGTCTGGCTCTTACCATCGACCCGGCCGAGCTTGGTAATCTGCTAGTGATAGCACCCCATCCCGATGATGAATCACTTGGCTGTGGGGGCACCATTGCCCTACTGCGCCAGCAAGGCTATAGCGTTCATGTTCTGTTTGTGAGCGATGGGACAATGTCGCATCCCAATTCATTGGCTTATCCTGCCGAACGGCTACGCCAGTTACGTGAATCAGAAGCGCGGGATGCCCTTCGTATGCTGCATGTATCGCCGGATAACATCACATTTATGCGTGAGAAAGATACACAGGTTCCCATGCCGGGTAGTGCTGGTTTCAACGAATCGGTTGATTTTGTTTATGAATTGCTTAAACAGGTTAACCCTCAGACGATATTGGTTCCCTGGCGTCGTGACCCACACCGGGATCATCGGGCATCCTGGCAAATTCTGATGGCAGCTTTGGGGCACTTTTCTGACCGTCCCAGAGTGCTGGAATATCTGATCTGGTTGTGGGAGCTGGGCGATGAAAATGATATGCCCAGAGCCGATGAGATGAAGGTATGGTGCATACCCATTGAGGAGGTAATGGATCAGCGTAAACAGGCTATTGCGAGCCACCGTTCGCAGGTTAGCCGGTTGATCAACGATGACCCCACAGCTTTTTACCTTTCGCCTGAATTACTGACGCATTTTGATGCCCCCCGTGAATTATTTCTGGAAGAGATCTAA
- a CDS encoding acyl-CoA dehydrogenase family protein, with translation MNELISRLAGSADQTDDDKTFPEAAFDWLAEAGLLAVTLPGRELDGRLPVMVQLLHLLKRIGTGNLAVGRIYEGHINALNLIALYARPDQERIWNDDAQAYNRLFSVWNTQADDGVRIHAIGEGRYRLEGAKTFCSGAGWIHRPLVTGELVGADTHGWQMCIIPTERVKPITQDNTFWQPLGMRASVSYKLDFTGVEIDEADLLGQPGDYFRQPYFSGGAIRFAAVQLGGAEALLNETRTLLTSMNRTDDVFQKTRLAEMAYLVESGNQWITMAGAKTDEWLGYEKETDRIVAYANMTRTAIEEICLRVMQLAERSIGARGLMRPLPFERLHRDLTFYLRQPAPDATIAAIGHYVLNNQVNAHDLWR, from the coding sequence ATGAACGAATTAATCAGCAGACTCGCCGGTAGTGCTGATCAAACAGATGACGATAAAACCTTTCCCGAAGCTGCCTTTGACTGGCTGGCTGAAGCGGGATTGCTGGCGGTGACATTACCGGGTCGGGAGTTAGATGGAAGGTTGCCTGTTATGGTGCAATTGCTGCATTTATTGAAGCGGATCGGAACCGGAAATCTGGCCGTTGGGCGGATTTATGAAGGCCATATCAATGCACTCAACTTAATTGCTTTATACGCCAGACCCGATCAGGAACGAATCTGGAACGACGACGCTCAGGCATACAATAGGTTATTTAGTGTCTGGAATACACAGGCCGACGATGGCGTTCGGATTCATGCCATCGGTGAAGGTCGATATCGACTGGAAGGGGCGAAAACGTTTTGTTCCGGAGCGGGCTGGATTCATCGCCCACTTGTGACGGGTGAACTAGTCGGGGCCGACACTCACGGATGGCAAATGTGTATTATTCCGACGGAACGTGTCAAGCCGATTACGCAGGATAACACTTTCTGGCAGCCACTGGGTATGCGGGCGTCGGTCAGTTATAAACTCGATTTCACTGGTGTCGAAATTGACGAGGCTGATTTGTTGGGTCAGCCCGGTGATTATTTTCGTCAGCCCTATTTTAGTGGCGGAGCTATCCGGTTTGCGGCTGTTCAGCTAGGCGGGGCCGAAGCTTTATTGAATGAAACAAGGACGCTTCTGACGTCGATGAATCGTACCGATGATGTGTTTCAGAAGACACGACTGGCCGAAATGGCTTATCTGGTGGAGTCTGGTAACCAGTGGATTACAATGGCGGGAGCAAAAACGGATGAGTGGCTCGGGTATGAAAAAGAAACCGATCGGATTGTTGCTTACGCCAATATGACCCGAACGGCCATTGAAGAAATCTGTCTGCGTGTGATGCAACTGGCCGAACGTTCCATAGGGGCCAGGGGGCTTATGCGACCACTTCCGTTTGAACGCCTTCACCGGGATCTGACATTCTACCTCCGCCAGCCTGCTCCCGATGCGACGATCGCTGCGATTGGTCATTATGTACTCAACAATCAAGTGAATGCCCATGATCTCTGGCGTTGA
- a CDS encoding ribose-phosphate pyrophosphokinase: protein MASFNPVKIFSGSQSTYLAEKIAHYYGKDLGGYTCRRFSDGEMSPSFEESVRGCDVFLIQSTPPPGDNLLELLLMVDAARRASAHYVTVVIPYFGYARQDRKDKPRVSIAAKLVANMLAASGADRLMTIDLHAGQIQGFFDFPVDHLEGTSVFVPYIKSLNLENLVVASPDVGGANRARTFAKHFNADIVLCDKHRKRANEIASMQVIGDVEGANVVLVDDLIDTGGTMAKAAQIIMEKGAASVRAVCTHPIMSGKAHENISNSVLQELVVADTLPMKHPNEKIRVLSVAELFAKAIGRIRDHESISSLFIKY from the coding sequence ATGGCTTCGTTCAATCCGGTTAAGATTTTTTCAGGGAGTCAATCCACTTACTTAGCCGAAAAAATCGCGCACTATTACGGTAAAGACTTAGGCGGCTACACTTGTCGGCGATTCAGCGACGGCGAGATGTCGCCCAGTTTTGAAGAGTCGGTTCGGGGTTGTGATGTATTTTTAATTCAGTCGACACCTCCTCCCGGCGACAATCTGCTGGAATTACTGTTGATGGTCGATGCCGCCCGGCGCGCTTCAGCTCACTATGTCACTGTTGTCATTCCGTATTTTGGGTATGCCCGTCAGGACCGGAAAGACAAACCCCGTGTATCGATCGCGGCCAAATTAGTAGCGAATATGCTGGCGGCATCCGGTGCCGATCGACTGATGACAATTGACCTGCACGCAGGACAAATTCAGGGCTTTTTTGACTTCCCGGTCGACCATCTGGAAGGAACATCGGTGTTTGTACCCTATATAAAAAGCCTTAATCTGGAGAATCTGGTGGTTGCCTCGCCCGATGTAGGTGGAGCAAACCGGGCCCGTACCTTCGCCAAGCATTTCAACGCCGACATTGTGCTTTGCGATAAGCACCGGAAGCGGGCTAATGAAATTGCTTCCATGCAGGTGATCGGGGACGTTGAAGGGGCCAATGTGGTCCTCGTCGACGACTTGATCGATACGGGTGGCACGATGGCTAAAGCGGCTCAGATCATCATGGAAAAAGGGGCTGCGTCTGTTCGGGCGGTGTGTACGCACCCAATTATGTCGGGCAAGGCACACGAGAACATTTCGAACTCGGTGCTGCAGGAGTTAGTTGTTGCGGATACGCTGCCGATGAAGCATCCAAATGAAAAAATCAGAGTGCTATCGGTTGCTGAGCTTTTTGCCAAAGCCATCGGCCGCATTCGGGATCATGAATCTATTAGTTCACTGTTTATAAAGTATTGA
- a CDS encoding 50S ribosomal protein L25/general stress protein Ctc: MKKIEIVGYQRANLGRTESQAIRAEGNVPCVLYGGQEQVHFYAPAILFRELLYSPNIYEVALNIEGAEYRAVLQEAQFHPVSDILLHADFLLVTDGKPVKVAVPVRLIGTAPGVQKGGKLVTRVRKLRVKGTVENIPDFIDVDVSGLDLGKSVRVGQITVKNIELLEQASNPVASIEIPRALRGQVSAK, encoded by the coding sequence ATGAAAAAAATCGAGATTGTAGGGTATCAACGAGCGAATCTCGGCCGCACGGAATCACAAGCGATTCGGGCCGAGGGCAATGTTCCGTGCGTATTGTACGGTGGTCAGGAACAAGTGCATTTCTATGCGCCTGCTATTCTGTTCCGTGAGTTACTGTATTCGCCCAATATTTACGAAGTAGCGCTCAATATTGAGGGTGCTGAGTATCGGGCAGTGCTTCAGGAAGCACAATTCCACCCTGTGAGCGACATATTGTTACACGCCGATTTCCTGCTGGTAACTGATGGCAAGCCCGTTAAGGTTGCGGTTCCGGTTCGGTTGATTGGAACGGCTCCAGGTGTACAAAAGGGGGGTAAACTGGTGACCCGCGTTCGGAAACTGCGTGTAAAAGGGACTGTTGAAAACATCCCTGATTTTATTGACGTTGACGTTTCAGGTCTTGATCTGGGAAAATCAGTTCGCGTTGGGCAGATTACGGTAAAAAATATCGAACTGCTCGAGCAAGCGTCGAACCCAGTGGCCAGCATTGAAATCCCACGTGCACTGCGTGGTCAGGTTTCGGCCAAATAA
- a CDS encoding nuclear transport factor 2-like protein has protein sequence MNNLSVKLTNPIAKAVIDALANGDPEAWFSLFTTDAELYDDGNKQDFIKWSNGVLKNHEHFTSIDRVKDNGLTLYGRYHSDQWGDFSTYFKVHLNKENKVIRLEVGQAN, from the coding sequence ATGAATAATCTCTCCGTAAAACTGACCAATCCAATTGCCAAAGCAGTTATTGACGCCTTAGCCAATGGCGACCCTGAAGCATGGTTCTCGCTCTTTACAACTGATGCCGAATTATACGATGACGGCAATAAGCAGGACTTTATAAAATGGTCGAATGGTGTATTGAAAAACCATGAGCATTTTACCAGTATCGACCGGGTAAAGGATAATGGGCTTACCTTATATGGAAGGTATCATTCAGACCAATGGGGTGATTTCAGCACGTATTTTAAAGTCCATCTCAATAAAGAGAATAAGGTCATCCGGCTTGAAGTGGGTCAGGCAAACTAA
- a CDS encoding class I SAM-dependent methyltransferase, which yields MQLSEAIALIEGGQYHSASTSRWADLGCGKGLFTRALATLQPPGSIIYAIDTDYLALETLTDYQHVTIETLCSNFVQDEWYFYELDGILMANSLHYVQDKPTFIQRAIRHLNQSGGFLLVEYDTETANPWVPYPISFKSLTRLFEEAGFHSVDKLQERPSIYGRANLYSAFINK from the coding sequence ATGCAACTGAGCGAGGCAATAGCCCTGATCGAAGGCGGTCAATATCACTCGGCATCAACGTCCAGATGGGCGGATTTGGGCTGTGGCAAAGGGCTGTTTACCCGCGCTTTAGCCACTTTACAACCACCCGGTAGTATTATTTATGCAATAGATACAGACTATCTGGCGCTCGAAACGCTCACTGATTATCAGCATGTAACAATCGAAACTCTTTGTAGTAATTTTGTTCAGGACGAATGGTATTTCTATGAGCTCGATGGCATTCTGATGGCCAACTCGCTGCATTATGTTCAGGATAAACCGACTTTTATTCAGCGAGCTATTCGCCACCTAAACCAATCGGGTGGTTTCTTGCTTGTCGAATATGATACCGAAACGGCAAATCCCTGGGTACCTTATCCAATCAGTTTTAAATCGTTAACTCGCTTATTCGAAGAAGCAGGTTTTCATTCAGTCGACAAACTACAGGAACGGCCCTCTATCTACGGGCGTGCAAATCTCTACTCGGCATTCATCAATAAATGA
- a CDS encoding TMEM175 family protein, protein MSSYNTISGQRIQRIEALSDGLFSIAMTILVFDLKDPVSNRIQSNAELLVSLKILLPQLLTYFLSFMTLGIFWTGYSTQFNYIEKYDRNLNWYSLFFLLFVSLIPFSTNVLSNHINNQVSIGIYWLNIFAMGNMLYIHWRYARRNNFLSLSGKAQETVDKAIRSRVFTAQSLYALGASLCFINTYLSIAFIIGVQLNYALGIITPKVQKPL, encoded by the coding sequence ATGTCATCCTATAATACCATTTCGGGTCAACGAATACAACGAATCGAAGCCCTGAGCGATGGACTTTTCTCCATTGCAATGACCATACTCGTTTTCGACCTCAAAGACCCCGTCAGCAATCGAATCCAGTCGAATGCCGAACTGCTGGTATCCCTAAAAATCCTGCTCCCTCAATTACTGACCTATTTTTTGAGTTTTATGACGTTGGGTATCTTTTGGACCGGCTATTCTACGCAATTTAATTATATCGAAAAGTATGACCGGAATCTCAACTGGTATTCACTGTTTTTTTTGCTCTTCGTTTCGCTCATTCCTTTTTCAACAAACGTACTGAGCAACCACATTAACAACCAGGTTTCCATTGGTATTTACTGGCTAAACATTTTTGCTATGGGAAATATGCTGTACATACACTGGCGATATGCCCGTCGAAATAATTTCCTGTCTTTGTCGGGTAAGGCTCAGGAAACAGTCGATAAAGCAATACGTAGCCGGGTTTTCACCGCTCAGAGTCTGTATGCGCTTGGAGCCTCGCTTTGCTTTATCAATACCTACCTAAGCATTGCGTTCATTATTGGTGTACAATTAAACTACGCTCTCGGCATCATTACCCCAAAAGTTCAGAAGCCCTTATAA